From a region of the Haematobia irritans isolate KBUSLIRL chromosome 4, ASM5000362v1, whole genome shotgun sequence genome:
- the LOC142234714 gene encoding tubulin polymerization-promoting protein homolog: MADDDDKPKKHTLESLFHLYANNVVVPLDLDNEDYDSILLSQMDYWLEQAKLLKTVFTMTETGLVYMKFRKWRLNYQEFLDFIEQICEGKTITVDDVKTMLLEAGIPGSSTGDVVVIK; this comes from the exons ATGGCGGATGATGATGATAAACCGAAAAAACACACTTTGGAATCGTTGTTTCATCTTTATGCCAATAATGTCGTTGTACCTTTAGATTTAGATAATGAAGACTACGATAGCATATTACTATCCCAAATGGACTATTGGCTTGAGCAAGCGAAACTTTTGAAAACTGTTTTCACCATGACGGAAACAGGtttggtttatatgaaatttag GAAATGGCGCTTGAATTATCAGGAATTCCTAGATTTTATTGAACAAATATGCGAGGGTAAAACTATTACAGTTGATGATGTTAAAACAATGCTCTTGGAGGCCGGAATTCCAGGTTCGAGTACCGGTGATGTTGTCGTAATTAAATAA